The Aeromicrobium yanjiei genome includes a region encoding these proteins:
- a CDS encoding helix-turn-helix transcriptional regulator, which translates to MEREALADFLVRRRDALQPGDVGLTAGPRRRAPGLRREEVAQLTGMSVDYYARLEQGRSPQPSTQMLRALARTLRLSRDESDHLHRLAGHPAPDRVSVSSHVRPVLLHVLDQLEDCVAFVCSDTDVVLAQNRLSLLLQGDHRGRTGVEASSTYRWFTQPGAQDQALPEDRAEHSRVRVADLRATWSRRRHDADVTELVDALLAQSPEFAEIWARHEVGVRHMRTKRFNHPQVGVLEVDCETMATGEDGQRLVILGAAPGTEAHGKLRLLAVLGQQSVDA; encoded by the coding sequence ATGGAACGTGAAGCACTGGCCGACTTCCTGGTCCGCCGCCGGGACGCCCTGCAGCCCGGCGACGTCGGCCTCACGGCGGGGCCGCGGCGCCGGGCCCCGGGCCTGCGGCGCGAGGAGGTCGCCCAGCTGACCGGCATGTCGGTCGACTACTACGCGCGGCTCGAGCAGGGCCGCAGCCCACAGCCCTCGACGCAGATGCTGCGCGCGCTGGCCCGCACCCTGCGCCTCAGCCGGGACGAGAGCGACCACCTGCACCGGCTCGCGGGCCACCCCGCCCCGGATCGCGTGAGTGTCTCCTCCCACGTCCGCCCGGTGCTGCTGCACGTGCTCGACCAGCTGGAGGACTGCGTCGCGTTCGTCTGCTCCGACACCGACGTCGTCCTGGCCCAGAACCGGTTGTCACTGCTGCTGCAGGGCGATCATCGCGGTCGTACGGGCGTCGAGGCCAGCTCCACGTACCGCTGGTTCACCCAGCCCGGGGCGCAGGACCAGGCACTGCCCGAGGACCGCGCCGAGCACAGCCGGGTACGCGTCGCCGACCTGCGGGCCACCTGGTCGCGGCGGCGACACGACGCCGACGTCACCGAGCTCGTCGACGCACTGCTGGCGCAGAGCCCCGAGTTCGCCGAGATCTGGGCACGCCACGAGGTGGGCGTCAGGCACATGCGGACCAAGCGCTTCAACCACCCGCAGGTGGGCGTGCTCGAGGTCGACTGCGAGACCATGGCGACCGGGGAGGACGGCCAGCGGCTCGTCATCCTGGGCGCCGCCCCCGGCACCGAGGCCCACGGCAAGCTGCGCCTGCTGGCCGTCCTCGGCCAGCAGAGCGTCGACGCGTAG
- a CDS encoding DUF2461 domain-containing protein → MPSSTQHQFTGFPEAALDFYDDLEMDNTKTFWEAHKEVYATAVAAPMRALVAALADEFGEARIYRPYRDVRFAKDKTPYKTHQGAFVAKGPSTGYYVQVGAPGVRVGSGFYEASPARLASIREAIVDDRRGRELEEILAALRSSGWEIGGNRLKTSPRGYDADHPRIDLLRHKSMNVGKSYGFEPVIHTPELVDRVRADWREVTPLVEWFLRYARG, encoded by the coding sequence GTGCCCTCCTCGACCCAGCACCAGTTCACCGGATTCCCCGAGGCAGCGCTCGACTTCTACGACGACCTCGAGATGGACAACACCAAGACCTTCTGGGAGGCCCACAAGGAGGTCTACGCGACGGCCGTCGCCGCCCCGATGAGGGCGCTGGTCGCAGCGCTGGCCGACGAGTTCGGTGAGGCGCGCATCTACCGGCCGTACCGCGACGTGCGGTTCGCGAAGGACAAGACCCCCTACAAGACCCACCAGGGCGCGTTCGTCGCGAAGGGTCCCTCGACCGGCTACTACGTGCAGGTCGGCGCCCCGGGCGTACGTGTCGGGTCCGGCTTCTACGAGGCGTCCCCCGCCCGGCTCGCGAGCATCCGCGAGGCGATCGTCGACGACCGGCGCGGCCGGGAGCTCGAGGAGATCCTGGCCGCGCTCAGGTCGTCGGGGTGGGAGATCGGCGGCAACCGGCTCAAGACCTCTCCGCGCGGCTACGACGCCGACCACCCGCGCATCGACCTGCTGCGTCACAAGTCGATGAACGTGGGCAAGTCGTACGGCTTCGAGCCGGTCATCCACACCCCCGAGCTCGTCGACCGGGTCCGGGCCGACTGGCGTGAGGTCACACCGCTGGTCGAGTGGTTCCTCAGGTACGCCCGGGGCTGA
- a CDS encoding aldo/keto reductase → MKTTAWGSQGLEASVEGLGAMGMSAFYGARDDEESAATLNRALDLGVSLIDTAEMYGPFLNEQLIARTIGSRKDEYALATKTGVEIGDHGERVGPNGSPAYLRKALERSLRNLDRETIDLYYIHRVDPDTPIEETFGALSEFVQEGKVRYLGISEASPETIRRAHATHPLTAVQTEYSLFERSPEVNGVLDTTRELGIAFVAYSPLGRGLLTGKIASADDLDADDFRRTSPRFADENLAANLSVVDRVRALAEGKGVTPGQLALAWVLHQDGVVAIPGTKRRTYLEENVAAADIELTADDLATLDEAAPVGVTAGERYPEAALKGLTI, encoded by the coding sequence ATGAAGACCACCGCATGGGGGAGCCAGGGGCTCGAGGCCAGCGTCGAGGGGCTCGGCGCGATGGGCATGTCCGCGTTCTACGGGGCCCGGGACGACGAGGAGTCGGCGGCGACGCTGAACCGCGCTCTCGATCTCGGGGTGAGCCTGATCGACACCGCCGAGATGTACGGTCCCTTCCTCAACGAGCAGCTGATCGCTCGTACGATCGGGAGCCGCAAGGACGAGTACGCGCTCGCGACCAAGACGGGCGTCGAGATCGGCGACCACGGCGAGCGGGTCGGGCCGAACGGCTCACCGGCGTACCTGCGCAAGGCGCTCGAGCGCTCGCTGCGCAACCTGGACCGCGAGACGATCGACCTGTACTACATCCACCGCGTCGACCCCGACACGCCGATCGAGGAGACGTTCGGCGCGTTGAGCGAGTTCGTCCAGGAGGGCAAGGTCCGCTACCTCGGCATCTCCGAGGCGTCGCCCGAGACGATCAGGCGCGCGCACGCGACGCACCCGCTGACGGCGGTGCAGACCGAGTACTCGCTGTTCGAGCGCTCGCCCGAGGTCAACGGCGTGCTCGACACGACCCGCGAGCTGGGCATCGCCTTCGTCGCGTACTCGCCCCTCGGCCGCGGTCTCCTGACCGGCAAGATCGCGTCTGCGGACGATCTCGACGCCGACGACTTCCGTCGCACGAGCCCGCGCTTCGCCGACGAGAACCTCGCGGCGAACCTGTCGGTGGTCGACCGGGTGCGCGCCCTCGCCGAGGGCAAGGGCGTCACCCCCGGCCAGCTCGCGCTGGCCTGGGTGCTGCACCAGGACGGGGTCGTCGCGATCCCCGGCACGAAGCGCCGGACCTACCTGGAGGAGAACGTCGCCGCCGCGGACATCGAGCTCACGGCCGACGACCTGGCGACGCTGGACGAGGCGGCGCCGGTCGGGGTCACGGCAGGTGAGCGCTACCCCGAGGCAGCCCTCAAGGGACTGACCATCTGA
- a CDS encoding MerR family transcriptional regulator, with translation MTVTEVPPEGLTISAAAEMSGLSIDTLRYYEKEGLTLHRPGRSPSGQRRYSEDNLRWLATLVMLRRTGMPIRDIKRFVELYRVDGSEADRLAILEAHRVHVLEQLAEVQTHLEAINRKIDYYTSAVTEGK, from the coding sequence ATGACCGTCACCGAGGTGCCTCCGGAGGGACTCACGATCAGCGCGGCCGCCGAGATGAGCGGTCTCAGCATCGACACGCTGCGTTACTACGAGAAGGAGGGCCTGACCCTGCACCGTCCCGGGCGGTCGCCGTCCGGTCAGCGTCGCTACAGCGAGGACAACCTCCGCTGGCTCGCGACCCTCGTGATGCTGCGCCGCACGGGCATGCCGATCCGCGACATCAAGCGGTTCGTCGAGCTCTATCGCGTGGACGGCAGCGAGGCGGACCGGCTCGCGATCCTCGAGGCCCACCGGGTGCACGTCCTGGAGCAGCTGGCCGAGGTCCAGACGCACCTCGAGGCGATCAACCGCAAGATCGACTACTACACATCAGCAGTGACCGAAGGGAAGTGA
- a CDS encoding glycosyltransferase yields MSAKVAVVVPIHDQEAWLPAALESLRHQRFTDWECVIVADGSPGDTAAAAAAILDDPRVTLVEDAANRGLGAALNRGLDLTSAPLVAYLPADDVMHAEHLAALVEALEADPTAPLAVTGLRHDTDRTSTGRIEGEPLQLVQVMHRRTADRWVERDELTTDDLDRMLWDRLLTAGPAATTGRVTATWSSHPGQRHRLMREPWGGINPYRSRYGVTAPLRFHSTAGHLHDEVEHYRTFRERPRTPHTPDGLRILLVGELAHNPDRVLTLAERGHELHGLWTDRPLWFNTVGPLPFGHVSEVPREGWRDAVRELAPDVIYGLLNWQAVPFVHEVLSADLGIPFVWHFKEGPWFSREHGHWPMLVDLHTRTDGVIYSSPELRDWFHATVPASRTRPSCIVDGDLPKAEWLMGEQSPRLSERDGQLHTVIAGRPMGPPPEVVEELARHDVHLHVYSEKGHAQMREWVTEVRRVAPHHLHLHPQVDQEDWVAEFSQYDAGWLHDVRSTNGGDLHAATWGDLNYPARIGTYAAAGVPMIQRDSHGSIVASEQLIRDLDLGFTWREPSDLLQSLQDAERLDRLRKSVWSQRDRFTFDAHTDQIVSFLRARSS; encoded by the coding sequence ATGTCGGCCAAGGTTGCCGTGGTGGTGCCGATCCACGACCAGGAGGCGTGGCTGCCGGCGGCGCTGGAGAGCCTGCGCCACCAGCGCTTCACCGACTGGGAGTGCGTCATCGTGGCCGACGGCTCGCCCGGCGACACCGCAGCAGCGGCTGCCGCGATCCTGGACGATCCGCGGGTGACGCTCGTCGAGGACGCCGCCAACCGCGGCCTCGGTGCGGCACTCAACCGTGGCCTCGACCTCACCTCCGCACCCCTGGTCGCCTACCTGCCCGCCGATGACGTCATGCACGCCGAGCACCTCGCGGCGCTCGTCGAGGCGCTGGAGGCCGATCCCACAGCACCCCTGGCCGTGACCGGGCTGCGGCACGACACGGATCGTACGTCCACCGGACGCATCGAGGGCGAGCCGCTGCAGCTGGTCCAGGTCATGCACCGGCGCACCGCCGACCGCTGGGTCGAGCGGGACGAGCTGACCACCGACGACCTGGACCGCATGCTCTGGGACCGGCTGCTCACGGCGGGACCCGCCGCCACGACCGGCCGGGTCACGGCCACGTGGTCGTCGCACCCCGGTCAGCGTCACCGGCTCATGCGGGAGCCGTGGGGCGGCATCAACCCGTACCGGTCGCGGTACGGCGTGACCGCGCCCCTGCGGTTCCACAGCACCGCGGGTCACCTGCACGACGAGGTCGAGCACTATCGCACGTTCCGGGAGCGCCCGAGGACCCCGCACACCCCGGACGGCCTGCGCATCCTGCTGGTCGGCGAGCTCGCACACAACCCCGACCGCGTCCTCACGCTCGCCGAGCGGGGACATGAGCTGCACGGGCTGTGGACCGACCGGCCACTGTGGTTCAACACGGTCGGCCCGCTGCCGTTCGGGCACGTCAGCGAGGTGCCGCGCGAGGGCTGGCGCGACGCCGTCCGCGAGCTGGCTCCCGACGTGATCTACGGGCTGCTCAACTGGCAGGCCGTGCCGTTCGTGCACGAGGTGCTCAGCGCGGACCTCGGCATCCCGTTCGTGTGGCACTTCAAGGAGGGACCATGGTTCAGCCGGGAGCACGGGCACTGGCCGATGCTGGTCGACCTGCACACCCGCACCGACGGCGTCATCTACTCCAGCCCTGAGCTGCGGGACTGGTTCCACGCCACGGTTCCGGCCAGTCGGACCCGGCCCAGCTGCATCGTCGACGGAGACCTGCCCAAGGCCGAGTGGCTGATGGGCGAGCAGTCCCCGCGACTGTCGGAGCGGGACGGTCAGCTGCACACCGTCATCGCGGGACGCCCCATGGGCCCGCCGCCGGAGGTCGTCGAGGAGCTCGCGCGTCACGACGTGCACCTGCACGTCTACAGCGAGAAGGGCCACGCCCAGATGCGCGAGTGGGTGACCGAGGTGCGCAGGGTCGCCCCGCACCACCTGCACCTGCACCCGCAGGTCGACCAGGAGGACTGGGTCGCGGAGTTCTCGCAGTACGACGCCGGCTGGCTCCACGACGTCCGCAGCACCAACGGCGGGGACCTGCACGCAGCGACCTGGGGCGACCTGAACTATCCCGCACGCATCGGGACGTACGCCGCGGCGGGCGTCCCGATGATCCAGCGCGACAGCCACGGCTCGATCGTCGCGAGCGAGCAGCTGATCCGCGATCTCGACCTGGGCTTCACCTGGCGGGAGCCGTCCGACCTCTTGCAGTCCCTCCAGGACGCCGAGCGACTCGACCGGCTCCGCAAGAGCGTGTGGTCGCAGCGCGACCGGTTCACGTTCGACGCGCACACCGACCAGATCGTGAGCTTCCTGCGGGCCCGCTCGTCCTGA
- a CDS encoding TetR/AcrR family transcriptional regulator has translation MVTPRSRPQRPSGPRRRASHSMEAVLNEAVSLLDEAGVPALTFRALAGRLGGGVGSIYWYVSGKDELLDLATDHAVGPLLAELEARPDADDPIDELRTMAVRMFDAIVVRPWLAAYFMRNSLLQPNTMRLYERLGQVTLRLDLTPRQRFHAVSAIVGYTVGTAADLGQEPPREVVDGEVGREEYLARFADLWRGLDPEQYPFVHQIADEFAHHDDKDQFRAGLDLLLAGLRLEAEG, from the coding sequence ATGGTCACCCCCCGCTCCCGTCCCCAGCGCCCGAGTGGCCCCCGGCGCCGCGCCTCGCACTCGATGGAGGCGGTCCTCAACGAGGCGGTGTCCCTCCTCGACGAGGCCGGGGTGCCGGCGCTCACCTTCCGCGCGCTCGCCGGACGTCTGGGTGGCGGCGTCGGCAGCATCTACTGGTACGTCTCGGGCAAGGACGAGCTGCTCGACCTCGCGACCGACCACGCGGTCGGTCCGCTGCTGGCCGAGCTCGAGGCGCGTCCGGACGCCGACGACCCGATCGACGAGCTGCGGACGATGGCCGTGCGGATGTTCGACGCGATCGTGGTCAGGCCGTGGCTCGCGGCCTACTTCATGCGCAACTCGCTGCTGCAGCCCAACACCATGCGGCTGTACGAACGTCTCGGTCAGGTGACCCTGCGGCTCGACCTCACGCCGCGCCAGCGGTTCCACGCCGTCTCGGCCATCGTGGGGTACACCGTGGGCACCGCGGCCGACCTGGGGCAGGAGCCGCCGCGTGAGGTCGTCGACGGCGAGGTCGGGCGCGAGGAGTACCTGGCCCGGTTCGCCGATCTGTGGCGCGGGCTCGACCCCGAGCAGTATCCGTTCGTGCACCAGATCGCCGACGAGTTCGCCCACCACGACGACAAGGACCAGTTCCGGGCCGGGCTCGACCTCCTGCTGGCGGGCCTGCGGCTCGAGGCCGAGGGCTGA
- a CDS encoding MFS transporter, with protein MSTTSSPTRTYSSLRSAWIPLTALCLAFFVEMVDNTLLTIALPTIGRDLGGGTTALQWVTGAYSLTFGGLLLTAGSMADRLGRRRVLLVGLAAFGLISLCVVAVSTTGELIALRAVLGLAAAAMAPITNSLVFRLFDDQALRMRAMTLMIVVGMSGFILGPVLGGTALAHVRWEWLLVVNAPLALIAAIGVRLGVSPDRRDDLTDDALDLPGAALSIAAIGLACYCLTSGVEHGWLSAVTLSSIIGAVAAAIAFVRHESRTPAPMLDLTLFRNGTLRGAALAQIGTSIAMASVMFGLILHFQYAYGWSPMRAGLANLPIIVTMIAATPVSEWLARRFGHRIACLLCSALMAGSLAGLAWGVDHGYAPIAVAMVVMTIGMRTVMTICAVALVEAMPANRTSIGTALNDTAQEVGASVGTAAVGTLIAVLVTSRLPAGTWSSELVASFFHGERITYAVLAAVVGLLAAAGALTLTDSRSTDEH; from the coding sequence ATGTCGACCACGTCTTCACCCACCCGCACGTACTCCTCCCTGCGATCCGCCTGGATCCCGCTGACCGCCTTGTGCCTGGCCTTCTTCGTGGAGATGGTCGACAACACCCTGTTGACCATCGCGCTGCCCACGATCGGGCGCGATCTCGGCGGTGGCACGACCGCGCTGCAGTGGGTCACCGGCGCGTACTCCCTGACGTTCGGCGGCCTGCTGCTGACGGCCGGGTCGATGGCCGACCGCCTCGGGCGCCGCCGCGTGCTGCTGGTCGGGCTCGCGGCGTTCGGCCTGATCAGCCTGTGCGTCGTGGCCGTCTCCACGACCGGCGAGCTCATCGCGCTGCGGGCAGTCCTCGGCCTCGCCGCCGCCGCGATGGCGCCGATCACCAACTCCCTCGTGTTCCGCCTGTTCGACGACCAGGCCCTCCGCATGCGCGCGATGACGCTGATGATCGTGGTCGGCATGTCCGGCTTCATCCTCGGACCGGTGCTCGGCGGCACGGCCCTGGCCCACGTCAGGTGGGAGTGGCTGCTCGTCGTCAACGCCCCGCTCGCACTGATCGCCGCGATCGGTGTACGCCTCGGTGTCTCGCCGGACCGGCGGGACGACCTCACCGACGATGCGCTCGACCTGCCCGGCGCTGCGCTGAGCATCGCTGCGATCGGCCTGGCCTGCTACTGCCTCACCAGCGGCGTCGAGCACGGCTGGCTCTCGGCCGTGACCCTCTCCTCGATCATCGGCGCGGTCGCTGCAGCCATCGCCTTCGTCAGGCACGAGAGCCGCACACCCGCCCCCATGCTCGACCTCACACTGTTCCGCAACGGCACCCTGCGGGGCGCCGCCCTGGCACAGATCGGCACGTCGATCGCGATGGCCAGCGTGATGTTCGGGCTGATCCTGCACTTCCAGTACGCATACGGCTGGAGCCCGATGCGCGCGGGTCTCGCCAACCTGCCCATCATCGTGACGATGATCGCGGCCACCCCGGTGTCGGAGTGGCTCGCGCGCAGGTTCGGCCACCGGATCGCGTGCCTCCTGTGCTCGGCCCTCATGGCCGGCTCGCTCGCAGGTCTCGCGTGGGGCGTCGACCACGGCTACGCGCCCATCGCGGTCGCGATGGTCGTCATGACGATCGGGATGCGCACCGTGATGACGATCTGTGCGGTCGCGCTGGTCGAGGCCATGCCCGCGAACCGGACCTCGATCGGCACCGCGCTCAACGACACCGCGCAGGAGGTCGGTGCGAGCGTCGGCACCGCGGCGGTCGGCACCCTCATCGCGGTGCTGGTCACCTCCCGGCTGCCCGCCGGCACGTGGAGCAGCGAGCTCGTCGCGTCGTTCTTCCACGGAGAGCGCATCACGTACGCCGTGCTGGCCGCGGTGGTCGGGCTCCTCGCGGCCGCCGGTGCGCTCACGCTGACCGACTCGCGCAGCACGGACGAGCACTGA
- a CDS encoding APC family permease: MTDQSAAPQTQDEPEGELQRSITGRLLFFYVLGDVLGSGIYALIGVMAFTVGGAFWISFAVGVTIALLTGFAYAELITKYPQAAGAALYAHKAFGNRAVTFLVAFCLLAATIAAAGTLARVFGGIYFKEFVDGIPVAVVAIAFIVVLSLLNFRGITESVWANMVMTLIETTGLLIILVIGGTVLAEGDADLATPFELNDGNPGLVVLSGVALAFFAMTGFENAANIAEETREPSKVFPRALLGGMALAGVLYIVIAFIAAMVTPLADLTADEGESGSLLTVVQAGPLAIPELVFSAIALVAVTNTTLVSLVAQSRIMYGMARQGVLPRVFARTHSSRHTPWVAIIFTSALVCLLLVTADVDRLATVTVLFLIVVYAMVCVSALKLRGSDVDHDHYTAPTALLWIGAAANAGILVHTVIDDPGSLIWCGGILAVGVVLYFLNNAVMKRSSPHVDDPVSPS; the protein is encoded by the coding sequence ATGACGGACCAGTCGGCAGCACCACAGACTCAGGACGAGCCCGAGGGTGAGCTGCAGCGCTCGATCACCGGCCGCCTCCTGTTCTTCTACGTCCTCGGCGACGTCCTCGGCTCGGGGATCTACGCGCTGATCGGGGTCATGGCGTTCACGGTCGGAGGCGCGTTCTGGATCTCGTTCGCGGTGGGCGTCACGATCGCGCTGCTGACCGGATTCGCGTACGCCGAGCTGATCACGAAGTATCCGCAGGCCGCGGGCGCGGCCCTCTACGCGCACAAGGCATTCGGCAATCGTGCGGTGACGTTCCTCGTCGCCTTCTGCCTGCTCGCGGCCACGATCGCGGCCGCCGGCACCCTGGCCCGTGTCTTCGGCGGCATCTACTTCAAGGAGTTCGTGGACGGCATCCCGGTGGCCGTCGTCGCGATCGCGTTCATCGTGGTGCTGTCGCTGCTGAACTTCCGCGGCATCACCGAGTCGGTGTGGGCCAACATGGTCATGACCCTGATCGAGACCACCGGGCTGCTGATCATCCTGGTCATCGGCGGGACGGTCCTGGCCGAGGGCGACGCCGATCTCGCCACCCCGTTCGAGCTCAACGACGGCAACCCGGGTCTCGTGGTGCTGAGTGGCGTCGCCCTCGCCTTCTTCGCGATGACGGGCTTCGAGAACGCGGCCAACATCGCCGAGGAGACCCGCGAGCCCAGCAAGGTGTTCCCGCGGGCACTGCTCGGCGGCATGGCCCTCGCAGGCGTCCTCTACATCGTCATCGCGTTCATCGCCGCGATGGTCACGCCGCTCGCGGACCTGACCGCCGACGAGGGAGAGAGCGGCAGCCTGTTGACGGTCGTGCAGGCCGGCCCGCTGGCGATCCCTGAGCTGGTGTTCTCGGCGATCGCGCTGGTCGCGGTCACCAACACCACCTTGGTCTCGCTCGTCGCCCAGTCGCGCATCATGTACGGGATGGCGCGCCAGGGCGTGCTGCCGCGGGTCTTCGCTCGTACGCACTCGAGCCGCCACACCCCCTGGGTCGCGATCATCTTCACCTCCGCGCTGGTGTGCCTGCTGCTCGTGACCGCCGACGTCGACCGGCTCGCGACCGTCACGGTCCTGTTCCTGATCGTCGTCTACGCGATGGTGTGCGTCTCGGCGCTCAAGCTCCGAGGCTCCGACGTCGACCACGACCACTACACCGCGCCCACCGCGCTGCTCTGGATCGGCGCGGCCGCCAACGCGGGCATCCTCGTCCACACCGTGATTGACGACCCCGGATCGCTCATCTGGTGCGGCGGCATCCTCGCGGTCGGAGTCGTCCTGTACTTCCTCAACAACGCCGTGATGAAGCGATCGAGCCCTCACGTCGACGATCCCGTGTCACCCAGCTGA
- a CDS encoding universal stress protein — MHVIIATDGSQQSLRATRYLRSFADSEAITSVGIVAVLSPLAAVPFAGDATSEKNEAAEVSFRDAAKQATREAAALLEGWGPKVTTHVRSGNPATEIVRAAKAKKAGLIVIASQSSRAEAVLMGSVAHKVLNHATCPVLVVRPGAKNKRK, encoded by the coding sequence ATGCACGTCATCATCGCCACCGACGGTTCCCAGCAGTCGCTGCGCGCGACCCGCTACCTGCGCAGCTTCGCCGATTCCGAGGCCATCACGTCGGTCGGCATCGTCGCCGTGCTCAGCCCGCTGGCCGCGGTGCCCTTTGCGGGCGACGCGACGTCGGAGAAGAACGAGGCCGCGGAGGTCTCGTTCCGCGACGCTGCCAAGCAGGCCACCAGGGAGGCCGCGGCCCTCCTGGAGGGTTGGGGGCCCAAGGTCACGACCCACGTCCGAAGCGGCAACCCGGCGACCGAGATCGTCCGGGCAGCCAAAGCGAAGAAGGCCGGGCTGATCGTCATCGCGAGCCAGAGCAGCCGCGCGGAGGCCGTGCTCATGGGGTCGGTGGCCCACAAGGTGCTCAACCACGCGACCTGCCCGGTGCTGGTCGTACGACCCGGGGCCAAGAACAAGCGCAAGTAG
- a CDS encoding NADP-dependent oxidoreductase, with product MTDTTQNTRILLASRPHGEPTAENSRLETVPMPEPAEGEVLLRTIYLSLDPYMRGRMSDAKSYAAPVEVGAVMQGGTVAQVVQSRDPSLAEGDIVLSHLGWQAYGVQPARQVRKLDPQRAPISTAVGVLGMPGFTAYAGLLEIGRPQPGETVVVAAAAGPVGSAVGQIARIKGARAVGIAGGPEKVAWLEELGFDVALDHRSPTFKDDLKAAVPDGIDVYFENVGGHVWDAVLPRLNTYARVPVCGLVAHYNETEAPAGPDRMPRLMQAILTKSLTIRGFIQTEFVKTHYKEFQKDAAGWLADGSLRHREDVVEGLENAPEAFFGLLTGKNFGKLLVQVSDDPTR from the coding sequence ATGACCGACACCACGCAGAACACCCGCATCCTGCTCGCCTCACGCCCCCACGGGGAGCCGACCGCCGAGAACTCCCGCCTCGAGACCGTGCCGATGCCGGAGCCGGCCGAGGGAGAGGTGCTCCTCCGCACGATCTACCTGTCCCTCGATCCCTACATGCGCGGGCGGATGAGCGACGCCAAGTCGTACGCCGCCCCGGTCGAGGTCGGCGCCGTGATGCAGGGCGGCACCGTCGCGCAGGTCGTGCAGTCACGTGACCCCTCGCTCGCCGAGGGTGACATCGTGCTGTCGCACCTGGGCTGGCAGGCGTACGGCGTGCAGCCCGCGCGTCAGGTCCGCAAGCTCGACCCGCAGCGCGCCCCGATCTCGACGGCAGTCGGCGTGCTGGGCATGCCGGGCTTCACGGCGTACGCGGGACTGCTCGAGATCGGCAGGCCGCAGCCCGGTGAGACCGTCGTCGTCGCGGCCGCCGCCGGCCCGGTCGGCTCGGCCGTGGGCCAGATCGCGCGCATCAAGGGCGCGCGCGCCGTCGGCATCGCCGGCGGTCCCGAGAAGGTCGCCTGGCTCGAGGAGCTGGGCTTCGACGTCGCCCTCGACCACCGTTCGCCCACGTTCAAGGACGATCTCAAGGCCGCAGTGCCGGACGGCATCGACGTCTACTTCGAGAACGTCGGCGGCCACGTCTGGGACGCGGTGCTGCCGCGCCTCAACACGTACGCCCGCGTGCCGGTCTGCGGGCTCGTCGCGCACTACAACGAGACCGAGGCGCCGGCCGGTCCCGATCGCATGCCCCGACTCATGCAGGCGATCTTGACCAAGAGCCTGACGATCCGGGGCTTCATCCAGACCGAGTTCGTCAAGACTCACTACAAGGAGTTCCAGAAGGACGCGGCGGGCTGGCTCGCGGACGGCTCGCTGCGCCACCGGGAGGACGTCGTCGAGGGCCTCGAGAACGCGCCCGAGGCGTTCTTCGGCCTGCTGACGGGCAAGAACTTCGGCAAGCTGCTGGTCCAGGTGAGCGACGACCCCACCCGCTGA
- a CDS encoding SCO6745 family protein: MTQSRPFWRAIEAIHDVVYFAPGAKQRYEAVGLRGYWMGYVASRSAALGTPSPTTVVALFHGFAPAVIERALPDAWSLASRDDVLATRYALAREGLAPALEGSDVAAIVRALTLLLEGVDFAGKPLAAAHADLPAPDDEVGRLWHAATAVREYRGDCHVAVLTAAGIDGCAANALAVAAGLVPDAQRTSRGWSEEEWDSAVGRLGARGWVDATGAITDTGRAARAQIEDTTDRVCAAGLDREATARAITVEGALVDIARRIEQIGALPYPNPTGVPRP, translated from the coding sequence ATGACGCAGAGCAGGCCCTTCTGGCGGGCGATCGAGGCCATCCACGATGTCGTCTACTTCGCCCCCGGCGCGAAGCAGCGGTACGAGGCGGTCGGCCTCCGGGGCTACTGGATGGGCTATGTCGCGTCCCGGTCAGCGGCTCTCGGGACACCGTCACCCACGACCGTCGTCGCGTTGTTCCACGGCTTCGCGCCGGCCGTGATCGAGCGCGCGCTCCCCGACGCGTGGTCCCTGGCCTCGCGCGACGACGTCCTCGCGACCCGGTACGCCTTGGCGCGCGAGGGCCTCGCGCCGGCCCTCGAGGGGTCCGACGTGGCGGCGATCGTCCGCGCACTCACGCTGCTGCTCGAGGGAGTCGACTTCGCGGGCAAGCCGCTGGCTGCCGCGCACGCGGACCTGCCCGCACCCGACGACGAGGTGGGGCGCCTGTGGCACGCCGCGACCGCGGTGCGGGAGTATCGCGGCGACTGCCACGTCGCCGTCCTCACCGCCGCGGGGATCGACGGCTGCGCGGCCAATGCCCTCGCAGTGGCGGCGGGGCTGGTGCCCGACGCGCAGCGGACGTCCCGCGGTTGGTCCGAGGAGGAGTGGGACTCGGCAGTCGGACGTCTCGGCGCGCGAGGATGGGTCGACGCGACGGGCGCGATCACCGACACCGGTCGCGCGGCGCGGGCCCAGATCGAGGACACGACCGACCGGGTCTGCGCCGCGGGGCTCGACCGGGAGGCGACCGCCCGGGCCATCACGGTCGAGGGCGCGCTGGTCGACATCGCACGCCGCATCGAGCAGATCGGCGCCCTGCCCTATCCCAACCCGACCGGCGTGCCGCGACCCTGA